The Monomorium pharaonis isolate MP-MQ-018 chromosome 5, ASM1337386v2, whole genome shotgun sequence genome includes a window with the following:
- the LOC105830531 gene encoding uncharacterized protein LOC105830531 yields the protein MAIPTMPCTYEFSRGFGTGVAEALGNWGFSNRTCSAGQELRRLKCLFAEMDSLRSKKQPVTCVKYDPRYDPEAWYVKPSPHECKPAWTFAVNRPLITYCSTATIMKVSNLREVGSDLKHVIPGRSYVKQGTFKWYRRGSDCCYQPSCLAPQCPVQYCRN from the exons ATGGCGATACCGACAATGCCTTGTACGTACGAGTTTTCCAGAGGCTTTGGTACCGGTGTGGCAGAAGCACTTGGAAACTGGGGCTTCTCTAACAGAACGTGTAGCGCCGGTCAAGAGCTACGACGTTTAAAGTGTCTTTTTGCAGAAATGGATTCTTT ACGCAGCAAAAAGCAACCGGTGACATGCGTTAAATACGATCCCAGGTACGATCCTGAAGCATGGTATGTTAAGCCTAGCCCTCATGAGTGTAAACCTGCATGGACATTTGCTGTAAACAGACCTCTTATTACTTATTGCTCGACTGCCACAATTATGAAAGTTTCTAATTTACGTGAAGTCGGATCGGATTTAAAGCATGTTATTCCTGGCCGCAGCTATGTTAAACAGGGT ACATTCAAATGGTATCGTCGAGGTTCAGACTGTTGCTATCAACCTAGCTGTTTAGCTCCACAATGTCCTGTGCAGTACTGTAGAAACtga